The Zygotorulaspora mrakii chromosome 4, complete sequence nucleotide sequence TCCCTGTTCTTTTTATCCTTATTCTTCTtactcttcttcttcaactcCTCTACCCTTTTCCTTGCATCTTCGAGCTGCTTGATTCTCTTTACCTCTTCATCCTGATCGGTCATGCTTGATCGATAGTTGCTGTTTGAATTGATCCGATAGCTTCTTTCGTGTTCTTTTCGTTTCGTTGTGGCTTAATTGTTATATTAACGTCCTTTTTTGAGTCTTCAAAGTAACAacgatgaaaatcaaaCTGATATAGAAAGCTGTATACACTTTACAATAACAAAGTGGGCATCATATCATTCTTTGAACTCTACAAACACTACACATGGATCTATCTATTGAACCAAATTTGCACTCTCTAATTACTTCCTCAACGCATAAGTGGATTTTCGTTGGTGGTAAAGGTGGTGTTGGTAAGACAACATCATCGTGTTCTATTGCTATTCAAATGGCATTGGCACAACCACAAAAACAGTATTTGTTAATTTCTACTGATCCTGCTCACAATTTAAGTGACGCTTTTGGTGAGAAATTTGGTAAGGATGCAAGAAAAGTTACAGGTATGAATAACTTATCATGTATGGAAATTGATCCATCGGCAGCATTAAAGGACATGAACGACATGGCAGTCTCACGCTCTAACGCAAATGGAGGTAGCGGTGAGTCGGATGGGTTGAGCAACCTGTTGCAGGGCGGTGGTCTCGCCGAGTTAACAGGATCTATCCCGGGTATCGATGAAGCATTATCATTCATGGAAGTGATGAAACATATTagaaatcaagaaaaggGCGAAGGCGAGTCCTACGATACCGTCATATTTGATACTGCTCCAACGGGACACACCTTGAGATTTCTACAATTGCCAAATACCCTTTCAAAACTACTGGAAAAGTTTGGCGAGATCACCGGAAATTTTGGCCCAATGTTGAACTCGCTTGCTGGCACCGGTAACATTGATATTACCGGGAAACTTAATcagttgaaagaaaatgttgaatTAATCAAAAGCCAATTCACCAATCCTGATTTAACAACTTTTGTTTGCGTTTGCATTAGTGAATTCTTATCGCTATATGAAACAGAAAGGTTGATTCAAGAATTAATTTCTTACGACATGGATGTAAATTCAATCATCGTCAATCAATTGCTTTTTGCAGAACACGATCTAGAGCATAACTGCAAAAGATGTCAAGCAAGATGgaaaatgcaaaagaagTACTTGGATCAAATTGATGAACTGTATGAGGATTTCCATGTTATCAAGATGCCACTATGTGCTGGTGAAATCAGAGGTTTGGATAATTTGAGAAAGTTTTCTAAATTTCTCGACAAGGAGTACGATCCATCTAAAGATGGCGAAGTCATATACGAGCtagaagagaaaaactaGGAAAAAAAACGTTAAATCCTTCTAGAATACCGTTGTTCACTTTATTCTCTTACGTATTTGTGTAGATAGAAACTTGATGTTTAACGGCTCAGTCTAGACAGATCTATTGGAGTAGTGTGCGATAAGTTGTAAGTAATGATCAGGCAGGTCAAATAAAAGCGAAAAAAATGCTCTAGGGGAGGTTCGAACTCTCGACCTTCAGATTATGAGACTGACGCTCTGCCGACTGAGCTACTAAAGCTGGTTTTTACTTTAAGATGGAAAATATGCCTTTTCATATTCCTTTAGTTCGAGGAGAGCCATATGATTTTTGCCGATTTGTTTTCAGATGCTGTcattatttggaaagaattctatatggaaagaatgttttcttcggcgttgtcgatagtaacttggtttgacattgatgatgatactatgatattcgattatagagatatataattccttgattttctatatcatgaattgagataaaacttattgaacttggattaatatctggaaaatacgtcagtatttatacccaacatttcgcacctattgaaccataagagaggacgacgagtgaagaattttcatcgtcatcacaccattcTAGTCCCATggaatccacagtacaactgttatttcgtgttcattccatagactccttcgtagtcagactcctgaattgtaaacgtctcgcgatagattaccatccgatatctttccaggatcgattgatattctgttagggcttcatctgactttATTCCTTTCGCTCTACAActgaaaaagattcaaCCTCTGCCTCTCTCAGATTGTCTCTTTATGTCTTTTGCTTATAGTTtaatatcaaaatttcacACTAGAACCGCATGATAAGAACACAATATGACATTTTTCTATTCTTTCCAGATAAACGGGCTCTCTTATCAACGGTCCCTAATTGCAAATTGGCTGAAGtatcgaaaagaaaagcCCTTGCGCGTTTACCTCGCATTCAAAACgtcaaattcttgatgGACCCTTTCCAACCACCTTTtgaccaatttttcatgcTCTTCTTCTAACTGTGCATATTTGTGACCGACcaaattattttcaatattcaAGCTGATCAACTCATTATTCAACTTTTCTGAATCGTTATTTTTAACTTTGATGACTTCTCTGAGTGATCTTACTTCTGCATCTTTGTCTTTCAACTCTTTGCGGAGTCTATTTACGGTCGACTTGAGGTTATTCTGCTTAGTCGCATTAATGTCTTCATCGCGCAATGCTATTGGGACATCCCTGAATAGATCGCAGAATCGACTTTCAATAACATCCCGGTCTTGAAGCTTTGTGATATATCCTTGGTCCATAGTATAGCTGCCTTAATGAATCTCTTTAAATTTCATACTATTTTTATAAGCTGTCTCCAAATCTGATAGACCCGTTTGTTTTAAAGGTTGCCATTTTTATAATGACTTATGCgcaaagaacaaaacagGTAAAAAACTGTGTGGAATGAGTGAGGCCAGTCATGATGCTCCATCAAAGATCGTAACTTGGGGCTCTTGGTGGCGTGGTCGTGGACTAGAAACTGATGCGCAAGACCAGGATGAGAATGATGTTACAGCGGGAAGTACTGCACTCAAGACCAGCACAACGGCAGTGCCTGAGAACTTAAGTAACGAGAGAGAGGTCCATAACTCTTCGACCGTAGGCACTGCAGAAAACGTGCAAAACTCTGCGACCGCTGGTTGGTATTCTAGCATCGTTTCAAGAGTTTCGTCTATTCCGTTATTCAATAATCAAACAATAGACGTTGTCATAGATGGTAACACGAGGTATTCTCAGCTCAGTGAGGGTCAGATCCAAATTTTAGAATTAGAAGCTGTACAAACAATTGTGCGACGCTCAAACTCCTGGGTATGGTATAGAAATTTGACGCATTTCAACGAGGGAACGTCAAGCTGGATAGAGCAAACGGGTATTGTGAGTGTTTATGGTACGGGCTCCTCAAAGTGTCCATTACCGTTAAAACACTATCCAATACCAGACAGCAGCTCTGGATACCATGTTTATCTCACTGACTCCCTTATTTTGCCGACTGATTCCCCATTAAAAATGCTGCACGATCAGTCGCTGTTAAGTAGAGTATCAACTGCAGCGAGAAATTACTACAATTTCCCAAGCGAAAAGCATTTGTACCTTAAGAAGACCACAGAAGGTTTGTTAAAAGAGGGAAGAGCCTTGATAATATCAGTTGTTGGATATTTACCTGAGAAATATGAGAAGTACTCATTGGAAGAGCAGCGATCCGCTGAGTACTTGTCCAGAAAACTTGCTCTTTCTTTGCAGCATGAACAGCCTGCTGAAATAATATCACTATCAATTGAATGCCCATTACACACTAAAGATTTGAAGACAGTCTTCCAAGAATGCGTCGGATTACTGCAAAATTGGAAAGATTTGTTCAAGGatgtttcttcaattttttttacttgtGTATATCACAGTGTTCCGTTAACTATTTTGTTAGCCAAgcatattttgaaagatcaTGAGTCGCTAGAAATAAACGCCACAACTCCGGTCGGTATCTTAGCAATGGAGTCAGACTTACAAGGCTATCGGTTTTGGGATCATAGCAGTGATGCTACGTCCAGCTCAGAACAAAGCTATCAAAAAGTACAACAAATGAGGGAAAAACAACTATTTCAAGGTGTCAGCAAGAATGAGCGAGAAATATTGTCCAAGATCAGACTTTATAGAAAACTAGACTCTGAAGAATCTAGATTAGTCCAATCCAATTTAGACTGGCTTCTTTATCATTGGAGGGGATTCAGGtttaatttcttttgcaaacTGTATGACAACTTTATGACAGCTTCACAGAAACTAGCAGTCGATTACAACCATCCTAAGATTTTTAGAAATATCTGGTGTGATGGTAGGCACATGGGTCATGACACAAGACATCCGCTTCAGCTGAATATACCAGACGTTCAAACAAAGACACCTAAATTTGAATGCACATTAGAAGTTCCAGAGAAACGTATATTTGAAGTTACGTTGTTGAATAGTATTTTGCTGGCTTTGAATTTAGGAAATACCAAATTTGTACCAATCATGAAGCTAATTAGTCCTTTCTTCATATCTCGAACTTTCAATCAAAATACAATGTCACCAAACTTGAAAAAGCAAACCCAAAcagaattgaagaattggcTGCAAGAAATGGATTTAAAATGGCGAACCAACGAGACTGATGAGCAAAGCATCGGAGAATTACCGGACAAGGTCTCAAGTGTGCACAAGTTCATGGAATTTTCTCATTATCACGATATGAGAACACCAGAGCTCATGAAAGTTTACTCAAATATTTATGATGACGACTCCGTCTACCAAAcattcattgaaaatactATCAAGACCAGGTCATTATTAGGTGAGAAACATCTAACGTTATTGGGAGATCATTCAGCTCCCAGGAGCATATTAAATACTGTTAACCAATATGATTTAGTATGGAAATTCCATGAGTTTTTATCTGAATTCATGAGACTACGGAACTTACCGCAGCAACCGGAAGCAAAATGTCTCAAGTTCACAATATCATTAAATTATTCCTTCTGGGAGCAAGCTTACTACGATCCAATattattcaagaaagaCACTTCAGAAGCCATAAAGCACCTTGAACATATTTGGGAAAACTATCAATCTTGGGACCCATCCACTAGAGGTCTGAAGCAGCTGAAGAGCGTCCTAAGCGTCTTATCGCTATATAATAACCCATCCGAAATGGTGCAAGATGTAGCATATAAATGACAGCCACGcgtttttcaaagttgttactaaaaaaaaaagagtagTAATATGTAGAGTATACATAATTTACAGCTCGTCCCCAGCTCTGAACAAACAGTATAGAGCGGTGTAGGAGATGATAGACCCATCACTGAAAAGAGTATGTTTAAGTAGGAGATATTTCGGGAGATGAGCTTCCTCGCTTTGCATTTACTAACCCTTTAAATTTAGGAGCGTAGTGATGAAGTGCACGAATATTCCAAGCGATATCAAATCGAGAATGGAAGCAGACAGAGAAAACTCATTGGTATTCTTGTTAATTTGATACCTGGGAAGgagcaaaaaatttcaatctttgaCTCTGCAATTACGACAATTGGAAGAAGTCGAAGCTGCGATGTGGTACTTATGGAATCggatatttcaacaattcaCTGTCAATTATGCACGATAAGAATGAACGTAGATGGAATAAAGAGACAGTTAATCAATATCGTGGATAAGAGCAGAAATGGGACCTATGTGAATAGTAACAGACTTTCAAGACGGgattatattttgaaaaatggcGATAAATTagtttttggaaagagttgttcatttttattcagGTACGTAGGTTTCGAATATAGTGAGGAAGATAATGGTGGGAGAAAACAGGAGGATCCagcaataaaaaatgatgatgcagttttcaaaaagccTCAATTAGGGACTAAACCGACTACTATTGAATCATCTGCTACATGGAAGAAAACCAGACAAACTTCTGTTTTTGATACGTATGTTATTGGTAAAGAATTAGGTGTCGGACATTATGCCACGGTAAAAGAAGGTATCAACAAGAGAACGGGAGAAATTGTTGCCATAAAGATCTTTCATTCACAATTAAATgatgatcaaaaaaagaataagcAATTTAGAGAAGAAATAAGTGTTCTTCTTCGAGTGAAACATCCGAATATCGTGAACCTTTTAGATACTTTCACAGAGCCTGTAAGCAAATCCCAAATACAGAAGTACCTTATACTAGAGAAAATTGACAGTGGCGAACTCTTCGACCGAATAGTCAGGAAGACTAATCTTAGTGTCGAAGAAACAAAAGCGTTGTTCAAGCAAATCCTTGTTGGTCTCAAATATCTGCATGGCGAAAACATTATCCACAGAGATAT carries:
- the GET3 gene encoding guanine nucleotide exchange factor GET3 (similar to Saccharomyces cerevisiae GET3 (YDL100C); ancestral locus Anc_2.355), which gives rise to MDLSIEPNLHSLITSSTHKWIFVGGKGGVGKTTSSCSIAIQMALAQPQKQYLLISTDPAHNLSDAFGEKFGKDARKVTGMNNLSCMEIDPSAALKDMNDMAVSRSNANGGSGESDGLSNLLQGGGLAELTGSIPGIDEALSFMEVMKHIRNQEKGEGESYDTVIFDTAPTGHTLRFLQLPNTLSKLLEKFGEITGNFGPMLNSLAGTGNIDITGKLNQLKENVELIKSQFTNPDLTTFVCVCISEFLSLYETERLIQELISYDMDVNSIIVNQLLFAEHDLEHNCKRCQARWKMQKKYLDQIDELYEDFHVIKMPLCAGEIRGLDNLRKFSKFLDKEYDPSKDGEVIYELEEKN
- the ATG16 gene encoding Atg16p (similar to Saccharomyces cerevisiae ATG16 (YMR159C); ancestral locus Anc_2.354); the encoded protein is MDQGYITKLQDRDVIESRFCDLFRDVPIALRDEDINATKQNNLKSTVNRLRKELKDKDAEVRSLREVIKVKNNDSEKLNNELISLNIENNLVGHKYAQLEEEHEKLVKRWLERVHQEFDVLNAR
- the CVM1 gene encoding Cvm1p (similar to Saccharomyces cerevisiae YMR160W; ancestral locus Anc_2.353) — translated: MSEASHDAPSKIVTWGSWWRGRGLETDAQDQDENDVTAGSTALKTSTTAVPENLSNEREVHNSSTVGTAENVQNSATAGWYSSIVSRVSSIPLFNNQTIDVVIDGNTRYSQLSEGQIQILELEAVQTIVRRSNSWVWYRNLTHFNEGTSSWIEQTGIVSVYGTGSSKCPLPLKHYPIPDSSSGYHVYLTDSLILPTDSPLKMLHDQSLLSRVSTAARNYYNFPSEKHLYLKKTTEGLLKEGRALIISVVGYLPEKYEKYSLEEQRSAEYLSRKLALSLQHEQPAEIISLSIECPLHTKDLKTVFQECVGLLQNWKDLFKDVSSIFFTCVYHSVPLTILLAKHILKDHESLEINATTPVGILAMESDLQGYRFWDHSSDATSSSEQSYQKVQQMREKQLFQGVSKNEREILSKIRLYRKLDSEESRLVQSNLDWLLYHWRGFRFNFFCKLYDNFMTASQKLAVDYNHPKIFRNIWCDGRHMGHDTRHPLQLNIPDVQTKTPKFECTLEVPEKRIFEVTLLNSILLALNLGNTKFVPIMKLISPFFISRTFNQNTMSPNLKKQTQTELKNWLQEMDLKWRTNETDEQSIGELPDKVSSVHKFMEFSHYHDMRTPELMKVYSNIYDDDSVYQTFIENTIKTRSLLGEKHLTLLGDHSAPRSILNTVNQYDLVWKFHEFLSEFMRLRNLPQQPEAKCLKFTISLNYSFWEQAYYDPILFKKDTSEAIKHLEHIWENYQSWDPSTRGLKQLKSVLSVLSLYNNPSEMVQDVAYK
- the DUN1 gene encoding serine/threonine protein kinase DUN1 produces the protein MIDPSLKRERSDEVHEYSKRYQIENGSRQRKLIGILVNLIPGKEQKISIFDSAITTIGRSRSCDVVLMESDISTIHCQLCTIRMNVDGIKRQLINIVDKSRNGTYVNSNRLSRRDYILKNGDKLVFGKSCSFLFRYVGFEYSEEDNGGRKQEDPAIKNDDAVFKKPQLGTKPTTIESSATWKKTRQTSVFDTYVIGKELGVGHYATVKEGINKRTGEIVAIKIFHSQLNDDQKKNKQFREEISVLLRVKHPNIVNLLDTFTEPVSKSQIQKYLILEKIDSGELFDRIVRKTNLSVEETKALFKQILVGLKYLHGENIIHRDIKPENILLNITKRRHSHEIQLGPWDEDEIDIQVKIADFGLAKFTGEMQFTSTLCGTPSYVAPEVLKKTEYSSKVDMWSAGVLLYVCLCGFPPFSDSLSPPSLKEQILGGIFAFYSPYWDEIDDSILHLISNLLVVNPSERYSVEEAISHSWVKGSPQTSTASAEIERLVISPEKIPKTYSELSKL